The Mycolicibacterium mageritense genome contains a region encoding:
- a CDS encoding SDR family NAD(P)-dependent oxidoreductase: MTKWTTANIPDQTGRIAVVTGANTGLGIETAKALAAKGARVVLAVRNLEKGKAAVEWISRAVPAADLELQRLDLGALASVREAADEIKAKHDSIDLLINNAGVMYPPKQTTADGFELQFGTNHLGHFALTGLLLERLLPITGSRVVTVSSIGHRINASIHFDDLQWERSYNRVGAYGQSKLANLLFTYELQRRLTGEKTTALAAHPGGSDTELMRHLPTALQRAVPLIRPLVQDAAAGALPTLRAATDPGALGGQYFGPNFTTRGYPKVVPSSDQSHDLELQRRLWAVSEELTGVTFPALQDSRA, from the coding sequence ATGACCAAATGGACCACCGCCAACATTCCGGACCAAACCGGTCGCATTGCCGTCGTCACGGGCGCCAACACCGGCCTCGGCATCGAGACCGCCAAAGCACTGGCCGCCAAGGGCGCCCGGGTCGTGCTCGCCGTGCGCAACCTTGAGAAGGGCAAAGCCGCCGTCGAGTGGATCTCGCGTGCCGTCCCGGCCGCCGACCTGGAACTGCAACGCCTCGACCTCGGCGCACTGGCATCGGTGCGCGAAGCCGCCGACGAGATCAAGGCCAAACACGACTCCATCGACCTGCTGATCAACAACGCCGGCGTCATGTACCCGCCCAAACAAACCACGGCCGACGGCTTCGAGCTGCAGTTCGGCACCAACCACCTCGGCCACTTCGCGCTCACCGGCCTGCTCTTGGAGCGCCTCCTGCCCATCACCGGCTCGCGGGTCGTCACGGTGAGCAGCATCGGGCACCGCATCAACGCCTCGATCCACTTCGACGACCTGCAGTGGGAGCGCAGCTACAACCGCGTCGGCGCGTACGGCCAGTCCAAGCTCGCCAACCTGCTGTTCACCTACGAGTTGCAGCGCAGGCTCACCGGCGAGAAGACCACGGCGCTGGCCGCGCATCCCGGCGGCTCGGACACCGAGCTGATGCGTCATCTGCCGACCGCCTTGCAGCGGGCCGTTCCGCTGATCCGGCCGCTGGTCCAGGACGCCGCGGCGGGCGCACTGCCGACCCTGCGCGCGGCGACAGACCCGGGTGCGCTCGGCGGCCAGTACTTCGGGCCGAACTTCACCACCCGCGGCTACCCCAAGGTGGTGCCGTCCAGCGACCAGTCGCACGACCTGGAGTTGCAGCGCCGGTTGTGGGCGGTGTCCGAAGAACTCACCGGGGTGACGTTCCCGGCCCTGCAGGACAGCCGCGCCTGA
- a CDS encoding TetR/AcrR family transcriptional regulator — protein sequence MRADAARNRARVLEVAYATFASDGLAVPIDEIARRAGVGAGTVYRHFPSKEDLFRAVIAERIRGVVDEGRALLEQNPASGLFDFLRSMVLQWGAADRGLVDALAGLGIDVTTVVPDAENEYMAVLGELLAAAQRAGTVRPDVTAAEVKALMVGCQAMQGYNADVAEHVTDVVFDGLRAGVASGK from the coding sequence ATGCGTGCGGATGCGGCACGGAACCGTGCCCGGGTGCTGGAGGTTGCCTACGCCACGTTCGCGTCCGACGGGTTGGCGGTGCCCATCGACGAGATCGCCCGGCGGGCCGGCGTCGGCGCCGGAACCGTCTATCGACATTTCCCCTCCAAGGAAGATCTGTTCCGGGCAGTGATCGCCGAACGGATCCGCGGGGTCGTCGACGAAGGGCGCGCGCTGCTCGAGCAGAATCCCGCCAGCGGGTTGTTCGACTTCCTCCGGTCGATGGTGCTGCAGTGGGGCGCCGCCGACCGCGGACTGGTCGACGCCCTCGCCGGGCTCGGCATCGACGTCACGACGGTCGTACCGGACGCCGAGAACGAATACATGGCGGTCCTCGGCGAGCTGCTCGCCGCAGCCCAACGGGCGGGCACGGTGCGACCGGACGTCACGGCCGCCGAGGTCAAGGCGCTCATGGTCGGCTGCCAGGCCATGCAGGGCTACAACGCCGATGTGGCCGAGCATGTCACCGATGTCGTCTTCGACGGATTGCGGGCCGGAGTAGCGTCGGGCAAATGA
- a CDS encoding LLM class F420-dependent oxidoreductase — translation MKFGISTFVDDDTIDPVSLARAIEERGFASLIVAEHSHIPVSRESPYPSGGDLPSVYYNTLDPFVTLAAAAAVTSTIELFTGVALLIQRDPIHTAKEAASIDLISDGRFVFGVGAGWNLEEMRDHGTDPKTRGARLDESIEAIKALWTTEPAEYHGKYIDFELSYCRPKPVRKPHPPIYIGGNSDATVKRVIRHGAGWISNALPPDALAKRIGQIRDGAGHDVPLAMFGTPIDTDYWRAAEELGFGQLGLFLPSVGKDESLRLLDEFAAKVQKYQSA, via the coding sequence ATGAAGTTCGGGATCTCCACGTTCGTCGACGACGACACCATCGATCCGGTGTCGCTGGCCCGCGCGATCGAGGAGCGGGGCTTCGCCTCGCTCATCGTCGCCGAACACAGTCACATCCCGGTGAGCCGAGAATCGCCCTATCCCAGCGGCGGCGACCTGCCGTCGGTGTACTACAACACGCTCGACCCGTTCGTCACGCTCGCGGCCGCGGCCGCAGTGACGTCCACGATCGAACTGTTCACCGGGGTCGCCCTGCTCATACAGCGCGACCCGATCCACACGGCCAAGGAAGCCGCCAGCATCGACCTCATCTCAGACGGCCGGTTCGTCTTCGGCGTCGGCGCCGGATGGAACCTCGAAGAGATGCGCGACCACGGCACCGACCCGAAAACCCGGGGTGCCAGGCTCGACGAGAGCATCGAGGCGATCAAGGCGCTGTGGACCACCGAACCCGCCGAATACCACGGCAAATACATCGATTTCGAACTGTCCTACTGCCGGCCCAAGCCGGTCCGGAAACCGCATCCGCCGATCTACATCGGCGGCAACTCCGACGCCACGGTCAAACGGGTGATCCGCCACGGCGCAGGCTGGATCTCCAACGCGCTCCCGCCCGACGCGCTGGCCAAGCGAATCGGGCAGATACGTGACGGCGCAGGCCATGACGTTCCGCTCGCCATGTTCGGAACCCCGATCGACACCGACTATTGGCGTGCCGCCGAGGAACTCGGCTTCGGGCAGCTCGGGCTGTTCCTGCCCTCGGTCGGCAAAGACGAGTCCCTGCGCCTGCTCGACGAATTCGCCGCGAAGGTACAGAAGTATCAGTCGGCGTAG
- a CDS encoding polysaccharide deacetylase family protein has product MISRRAFLMAAAGTMAAGSVLSAGMPGALADPNAVDPPSVAVLNRRRTPTQWGMALAGITTSFPAAGRQIALTFDACDGACDDALLDTLQRNAVPAALFLNSRWIDANPDRARQLAANPLFEIGNHGTRHVPLSVTGRSAYGIAGTRSADEVVDEVWNNHQRLTALTGKPPTWFRPGTAHYDDVAVQIVHELGEQPLGFTVNADYGATASAATVRSNVMGAAPGSIVIAHMNHPASGTHAGFADAIPAMQAAGWQFVSLSGHAQL; this is encoded by the coding sequence GTGATCAGCAGGCGGGCCTTTCTGATGGCGGCCGCAGGCACGATGGCTGCCGGTTCGGTGCTGTCCGCCGGTATGCCTGGGGCGCTGGCTGATCCGAACGCGGTCGACCCGCCGTCCGTCGCGGTGCTCAACCGGCGCCGCACACCCACGCAGTGGGGGATGGCGCTGGCGGGCATCACGACGTCTTTCCCGGCGGCGGGCCGGCAGATCGCGCTGACATTCGACGCCTGTGACGGCGCGTGTGACGATGCCCTGCTGGACACCTTGCAGCGCAACGCCGTTCCGGCCGCCCTGTTTCTCAACTCCCGATGGATCGACGCCAACCCCGACCGGGCCCGCCAGCTCGCGGCGAACCCGTTGTTCGAGATCGGCAATCACGGCACGCGGCACGTGCCCCTGTCGGTCACGGGGCGTTCGGCATACGGGATCGCCGGAACCCGGTCGGCCGACGAGGTCGTCGACGAAGTGTGGAACAACCACCAGCGACTCACCGCGTTGACCGGTAAGCCGCCGACGTGGTTCCGCCCGGGCACCGCGCACTATGACGACGTCGCAGTGCAGATCGTGCACGAGCTCGGCGAGCAGCCCCTCGGGTTCACCGTCAACGCGGACTACGGTGCGACAGCATCGGCCGCGACAGTTCGGTCCAACGTCATGGGTGCGGCCCCGGGGTCGATCGTGATCGCCCACATGAACCACCCCGCATCCGGAACCCACGCCGGCTTCGCCGATGCCATCCCGGCGATGCAGGCCGCGGGCTGGCAGTTTGTTTCATTGAGCGGGCACGCGCAGCTTTGA
- the groL gene encoding chaperonin GroEL (60 kDa chaperone family; promotes refolding of misfolded polypeptides especially under stressful conditions; forms two stacked rings of heptamers to form a barrel-shaped 14mer; ends can be capped by GroES; misfolded proteins enter the barrel where they are refolded when GroES binds), with protein MAKTIAYDEEARRGLERGLNSLADAVKVTLGPKGRNVVLEKKWGAPTITNDGVSIAKEIELEDPYEKIGAELVKEVAKKTDDVAGDGTTTATVLAQALVREGLRNVAAGANPLGLKRGIEKAVEKVTETLLKSAKEVETKEQIAATAGISAGDQSIGDLIAEAMDKVGNEGVITVEESNTFGLQLELTEGMRFDKGYISGYFVTDAERQEAVLEDPYILLVSSKVSTVKDLLPLLEKVIQSGKPLLIIAEDVEGEALSTLVVNKIRGTFKSVAVKAPGFGDRRKAMLQDIAILTGGQVISEEVGLSLETADVALLGQARKVVVTKDETTIVEGAGDSDAIAGRVAQIRAEIENSDSDYDREKLQERLAKLAGGVAVIKAGAATEVELKERKHRIEDAVRNAKAAVEEGIVAGGGVALLQAAPSLDDLGLSGDEATGANIVRVALSAPLKQIAFNGGLEPGVVAEKVTNSPSGTGLNAATGEYEDLLKAGVADPVKVTRSALQNAASIAALFLTTEAVVADKPEKAAAPAGDPTGGMGGMDF; from the coding sequence ATGGCTAAGACAATTGCGTATGACGAAGAGGCCCGTCGCGGCCTCGAGCGGGGCCTCAACAGCCTCGCCGACGCGGTAAAGGTCACGCTGGGCCCCAAGGGTCGCAACGTCGTCCTGGAGAAGAAGTGGGGCGCCCCCACGATCACCAACGATGGTGTGTCCATCGCCAAGGAGATCGAGCTGGAGGACCCGTACGAGAAGATCGGCGCTGAGCTGGTCAAAGAGGTCGCCAAGAAGACCGACGATGTCGCGGGCGACGGCACCACCACCGCCACCGTTCTGGCTCAGGCCCTGGTTCGCGAAGGTCTGCGCAACGTCGCTGCCGGCGCCAACCCGCTCGGCCTGAAGCGCGGCATCGAAAAGGCCGTCGAGAAGGTCACCGAGACGCTGCTGAAGAGCGCCAAGGAGGTGGAGACCAAGGAGCAGATCGCTGCCACCGCCGGTATCTCCGCCGGTGACCAGTCCATCGGCGACCTGATCGCCGAGGCCATGGACAAGGTCGGCAACGAGGGTGTCATCACCGTCGAGGAGAGCAACACCTTCGGCCTGCAGCTGGAGCTCACCGAGGGCATGCGCTTCGACAAGGGCTACATCTCGGGTTACTTCGTGACCGACGCCGAGCGCCAGGAAGCCGTCCTCGAGGATCCCTACATCCTGCTGGTCAGCTCCAAGGTGTCGACCGTCAAGGATCTGCTGCCGCTGCTGGAGAAGGTCATCCAGTCCGGCAAGCCGCTGCTGATCATCGCCGAGGACGTCGAGGGCGAAGCCCTGTCGACCCTGGTGGTCAACAAGATCCGTGGCACCTTCAAGTCCGTCGCCGTCAAGGCCCCGGGCTTCGGCGACCGCCGCAAGGCCATGCTGCAGGACATCGCCATCCTCACCGGTGGCCAGGTCATCAGCGAAGAGGTCGGCCTCTCGCTGGAGACCGCCGATGTCGCGCTGCTCGGCCAGGCTCGCAAGGTCGTCGTGACCAAGGATGAGACCACCATCGTCGAGGGCGCCGGTGACTCCGACGCCATCGCCGGTCGCGTGGCCCAGATCCGTGCCGAGATCGAGAACAGCGACTCCGACTACGACCGCGAGAAGCTGCAGGAGCGCCTGGCCAAGCTGGCCGGCGGTGTTGCGGTGATCAAGGCCGGCGCTGCCACCGAGGTGGAGCTCAAGGAGCGCAAGCACCGCATCGAGGACGCCGTCCGCAACGCGAAGGCTGCCGTCGAGGAGGGCATCGTCGCCGGTGGTGGCGTGGCTCTGCTGCAGGCTGCACCGTCGCTGGACGACCTCGGCCTGTCGGGTGACGAGGCCACGGGCGCCAACATCGTCCGCGTGGCGCTGTCGGCCCCGCTGAAGCAGATCGCCTTCAACGGTGGCCTGGAGCCCGGCGTTGTCGCCGAGAAGGTCACCAACTCGCCCTCCGGCACCGGCCTGAACGCCGCGACCGGTGAGTACGAGGATCTGCTCAAGGCCGGCGTTGCCGACCCGGTGAAGGTCACCCGCTCGGCGCTGCAGAACGCGGCGTCCATCGCGGCGCTGTTCCTCACCACCGAGGCCGTCGTCGCCGACAAGCCGGAGAAGGCCGCGGCTCCCGCCGGCGACCCGACCGGTGGCATGGGCGGTATGGACTTCTAA
- a CDS encoding VOC family protein has translation MADLAVADISSTRGFYTDFLGLSSEEFNMGWVARYTSPATGASIQLVTRDASAPENPVTSVCVNDIEGAYAEAQRRGYEIVYPLTTEPWGVTRFFVRAPDGNVHNIVDHRD, from the coding sequence ATGGCCGATCTCGCGGTGGCCGACATCTCTTCGACACGAGGCTTTTACACCGACTTCCTCGGTCTGAGCTCTGAGGAATTCAACATGGGCTGGGTGGCCCGCTACACCTCACCGGCGACCGGGGCCAGCATCCAACTGGTCACGCGGGATGCGTCGGCTCCGGAGAACCCCGTGACATCGGTGTGCGTCAACGACATCGAGGGCGCATACGCAGAAGCCCAGCGCCGCGGCTACGAGATCGTGTACCCGCTGACCACCGAGCCGTGGGGCGTCACGCGGTTCTTCGTCCGGGCGCCAGATGGCAACGTGCACAACATCGTCGACCATAGGGACTGA
- a CDS encoding N-acyl-D-amino-acid deacylase family protein, protein MTYDLVIRNGLIVDGLGGEPYAGDVAVRDGVIVAVGTAPGSGAREIDATGLLVTPGFVDLHTHYDGQAIWSDRLNPSSAHGVTTAVMGNCGVGFAPCRPADHDVLVDVMAGVEDIPGVVMVDGLPWHWETFPEYLDALDARNRDIDVAAYLPHSPLRVYVMGQRGADREPATAEDLARMRALAKEAVEAGALGFASSRLATHRTEAGAQIPSFDAADDEILEIARGVADGGGGLIQFVPDIPAGGYQPVLQQVFDAAGETGLPVTFTLLVLNSGDPLWVEAMAMVEKANADGGSITAQVFPRPIGLMIGLELTANPFVLYPSYQEIAGLPLPDRVTEMRKPEVRERILADKPGGAPANPLVYLAQAWDWIFPLGDDANYEPDPSQSIAARAVARGVTPMEEAYDRLLDDDGHAILLGAMANFENGSLDTVGGLMRRDDVVLGLGDGGAHYGMICDSSFPTYLLTHWARDRVSGRLSVAEAVRELTSVPARVAGLADRGRIAVGYKADLNVIDHAAMRLHKPVITYDLPAGGRRLDQTADGYVATVVSGEVIAENGVPTEARPGRLIRGRRPEPVS, encoded by the coding sequence ATGACCTACGATCTCGTGATCCGCAACGGCCTCATCGTCGACGGTTTGGGTGGCGAACCGTATGCCGGAGACGTCGCGGTACGCGACGGGGTGATCGTGGCGGTCGGCACCGCGCCGGGTTCCGGTGCCCGGGAGATCGATGCCACCGGACTGCTGGTCACCCCCGGCTTCGTGGACCTCCACACGCACTACGACGGCCAGGCCATCTGGTCCGATCGACTCAATCCCTCATCGGCGCACGGCGTCACCACGGCTGTCATGGGCAACTGCGGGGTCGGCTTCGCGCCGTGCCGGCCCGCCGATCACGACGTGCTGGTCGACGTGATGGCGGGCGTCGAGGACATCCCGGGCGTGGTCATGGTCGACGGCCTGCCGTGGCATTGGGAGACCTTCCCGGAGTACCTCGACGCGCTGGACGCCCGGAACAGAGACATCGACGTTGCGGCCTACCTGCCGCACTCCCCGCTGCGGGTGTACGTCATGGGTCAGCGGGGCGCCGACCGCGAACCCGCGACGGCCGAGGATCTGGCCCGCATGCGCGCCTTGGCGAAAGAGGCTGTCGAGGCCGGCGCGCTGGGGTTCGCGTCCTCTCGGCTGGCCACCCACCGCACCGAGGCCGGCGCACAGATCCCGAGTTTCGACGCGGCCGACGACGAGATCCTGGAGATCGCCCGCGGAGTCGCCGACGGCGGTGGCGGGCTGATCCAGTTCGTACCCGACATCCCGGCCGGCGGGTATCAGCCTGTGCTGCAACAGGTTTTCGACGCCGCGGGCGAAACCGGGTTGCCCGTGACGTTCACGCTGCTGGTGCTCAACTCGGGCGACCCGCTGTGGGTCGAGGCCATGGCCATGGTGGAGAAGGCCAACGCCGACGGCGGATCGATCACCGCGCAGGTGTTCCCGCGGCCGATCGGTTTGATGATCGGGCTCGAGCTCACCGCCAACCCGTTCGTGCTGTACCCGAGCTATCAGGAGATCGCCGGCCTGCCACTCCCGGACCGGGTCACCGAGATGCGCAAACCCGAAGTAAGGGAACGCATTCTGGCCGACAAGCCGGGCGGTGCACCCGCCAACCCGCTGGTGTACCTCGCGCAGGCCTGGGACTGGATCTTCCCGCTGGGCGACGACGCGAACTACGAGCCGGACCCTTCGCAGAGCATCGCGGCGCGGGCCGTGGCGCGCGGCGTAACGCCGATGGAGGAGGCCTACGACCGCTTGCTCGACGACGACGGGCACGCGATCCTGCTCGGCGCGATGGCCAACTTCGAGAACGGTTCGCTCGACACCGTCGGCGGGCTGATGCGCCGCGACGACGTGGTGCTGGGTCTCGGCGATGGCGGTGCCCATTACGGGATGATCTGCGACTCAAGCTTTCCCACCTACCTGCTGACACATTGGGCGCGGGATCGCGTGTCGGGCAGGCTCTCGGTCGCCGAGGCCGTCCGGGAACTCACGTCGGTTCCCGCGAGGGTGGCAGGGCTGGCCGACCGGGGCCGGATCGCGGTGGGCTACAAGGCCGACCTCAATGTCATCGACCATGCGGCGATGCGTCTGCACAAGCCTGTCATCACCTATGACCTGCCCGCCGGCGGGCGCCGACTCGACCAGACTGCCGACGGCTACGTCGCAACCGTGGTCTCGGGTGAGGTGATCGCCGAAAACGGTGTCCCCACCGAAGCCCGCCCGGGTCGGCTGATCCGCGGGCGCCGGCCGGAGCCCGTGTCATGA
- a CDS encoding VOC family protein — protein sequence MIDHFGINCADFTKSKDFYDSVLGVLGFTRQMDFGVAIGYGRDGKPDFWIADVSAGEASGPNREVHVAFQAADTAAVQAFYDAALALGAESLHAPRLWPEYHPGYFGAFVRDPDGNNVEAVFHGAAPA from the coding sequence GTGATCGATCACTTCGGAATCAACTGCGCCGATTTCACCAAGTCCAAGGACTTCTACGACTCCGTGCTGGGTGTGCTGGGGTTCACCCGGCAGATGGACTTCGGGGTCGCCATCGGCTACGGCCGCGATGGCAAACCCGATTTCTGGATCGCCGATGTCAGCGCCGGTGAGGCGTCCGGGCCCAATCGGGAGGTCCATGTCGCGTTCCAGGCCGCGGATACCGCTGCGGTGCAAGCGTTCTACGATGCCGCGCTCGCGCTGGGCGCGGAATCACTGCATGCACCGCGGCTGTGGCCCGAGTACCACCCCGGTTATTTCGGGGCGTTTGTTCGCGATCCGGACGGCAACAACGTCGAGGCCGTGTTCCACGGGGCTGCGCCCGCGTAG
- a CDS encoding serine/threonine-protein kinase produces MPLHAGDVFAGYTIQRLLGAGGMGEVYLAQHPRLPRHDALKILPASLTRDTQYRERFNREADIAASLWHPHIVSLHDRGEADGQLWIAMDYVEGTDASRLLRERHRSGLPVHEATEIISAIADALDYAHARHLLHRDVKPANILLTLPGAGKRRIFLADFGVARRTDEVSGLTATNLTVGSMPYSAPEQLMGLPLDGRADQYALAATTYQLLTGRSPFHATNPAVVISKHLSEPPPRLSDARPELGYLDDVIAKALAKEPEARFALCGDFARALTQGSVPNPGGHNPPTTPAQSVHLPPPPQHNQQPSASLPWWATGTSEPVPTASPPPAWSPAAAEPFPTTTVAASIAATPASSKKPDRTRILIPAVLAVLLVGALVFAISQFARPTPVASTTPEWQPYVDAAKEFVVTWTGISYPTVDDDIQKVLQSSTSEFNNVFQRKALDIKATLIISRASNKGTVNAAAIESFKPGEADVMISAVVETTKPNEPASTENLLRVVTVVKDDDKYKVSTMTDG; encoded by the coding sequence ATGCCGCTGCACGCTGGGGACGTGTTCGCCGGGTACACGATCCAACGTCTACTTGGCGCCGGCGGAATGGGTGAGGTGTATCTGGCCCAACATCCGCGACTGCCGCGCCACGATGCGCTGAAGATCCTGCCCGCATCGTTGACCCGGGACACCCAGTACCGCGAGCGCTTCAACCGCGAAGCCGATATCGCTGCCTCGCTGTGGCATCCGCACATCGTGAGCCTGCACGACCGCGGCGAGGCCGACGGCCAACTGTGGATCGCGATGGACTACGTCGAGGGCACCGACGCGTCACGACTGCTTCGCGAACGTCACCGCTCCGGACTGCCCGTCCACGAGGCGACAGAGATCATCAGCGCCATCGCCGATGCCCTTGATTACGCGCACGCCCGCCACCTGCTGCACCGCGACGTCAAGCCCGCGAACATCCTGCTGACCCTGCCGGGGGCGGGGAAGCGCCGGATCTTCCTGGCAGACTTCGGAGTTGCGCGCCGCACCGACGAGGTCAGCGGTCTCACGGCCACCAACCTCACCGTGGGTTCGATGCCGTATTCGGCGCCCGAACAACTCATGGGCCTGCCCCTCGACGGCCGGGCCGATCAGTACGCGCTCGCAGCGACCACATATCAGCTGTTGACGGGGCGGTCGCCGTTCCACGCCACCAACCCCGCCGTCGTCATCAGCAAGCACCTCAGCGAACCACCGCCCCGGCTCAGCGACGCCCGGCCCGAACTGGGATATCTCGACGACGTGATCGCCAAGGCCCTGGCCAAGGAACCAGAGGCCCGGTTTGCGCTGTGCGGTGATTTCGCCCGCGCCCTGACGCAGGGCAGCGTCCCGAATCCGGGTGGCCATAACCCGCCGACAACGCCCGCGCAATCGGTGCACCTGCCACCGCCACCACAGCACAACCAGCAGCCCTCGGCCTCGTTGCCCTGGTGGGCCACGGGCACATCCGAACCCGTCCCGACAGCCTCGCCGCCGCCGGCGTGGTCACCCGCTGCTGCCGAGCCGTTCCCGACGACGACGGTTGCGGCCTCCATCGCAGCGACTCCGGCGAGCTCGAAAAAGCCCGATCGCACAAGGATTCTCATTCCCGCGGTGTTGGCGGTGCTGCTGGTCGGCGCGCTGGTCTTCGCCATCAGCCAGTTCGCCCGCCCGACCCCGGTCGCGAGCACCACACCGGAATGGCAGCCCTATGTCGATGCGGCCAAGGAGTTCGTGGTGACCTGGACCGGGATCAGTTACCCGACGGTGGACGACGACATCCAGAAGGTGCTGCAGAGTTCGACCTCCGAATTCAACAACGTCTTCCAGCGCAAAGCCTTGGACATCAAGGCGACGTTGATCATCTCCAGGGCCAGCAACAAGGGAACGGTCAATGCAGCGGCGATCGAATCGTTCAAACCAGGCGAAGCCGACGTCATGATCAGCGCTGTCGTCGAAACGACCAAACCGAACGAGCCGGCGTCCACCGAGAACCTGCTCCGGGTCGTCACGGTGGTCAAAGACGATGACAAATACAAGGTCTCCACCATGACGGACGGGTGA
- a CDS encoding mycothiol transferase, whose product MTDADSDAVRELLRDSFTRLIEHVDDLTDGLTEEVSRYRPTPQANSIAWLIWHSARCQDLQLCDIAGVEQVWTRDGWIDRFGLGLPPGDIGYGHSPEDVAKVHAPAELLAGYYRAVHKVTLEYIATVTPQELSRVVDTNWDPPVTASARLVSIVDDCAQHLGQAAYLRGIIP is encoded by the coding sequence ATGACTGACGCGGATTCTGACGCCGTCCGGGAGCTCCTGCGCGACTCGTTCACGCGGCTGATCGAACATGTCGACGATCTCACGGACGGGCTGACCGAAGAGGTGTCCCGCTACCGGCCGACCCCGCAGGCCAACAGCATCGCGTGGCTGATCTGGCACAGCGCGCGCTGCCAGGATCTGCAGCTGTGCGACATCGCCGGGGTCGAGCAGGTGTGGACGCGCGACGGGTGGATCGACCGTTTCGGTCTCGGCCTGCCCCCGGGTGACATCGGCTACGGCCACAGTCCCGAGGACGTCGCGAAGGTACATGCGCCTGCCGAGCTGCTGGCCGGCTACTACCGGGCCGTGCACAAGGTGACCTTGGAGTACATCGCCACGGTGACGCCGCAGGAGTTGAGCCGCGTCGTCGACACCAATTGGGATCCGCCGGTGACTGCCAGCGCGCGCCTGGTGAGCATCGTCGACGACTGCGCCCAGCACCTCGGGCAGGCTGCCTACCTGCGCGGCATCATCCCTTGA
- a CDS encoding phosphatase PAP2 family protein, with protein MMRWWPPIGLAAMMLLGGVVGDGSTAVDDWFQRLGARMGQYRGDFLVFSYPPLVALVLLGVLVAVARRRQWWLMVAVAASPPLAIVVVQVCKRMFGREKGGSLAYPSGHTTFLVVVMGLLVVAAGAAAWSLIAAVSVSLLGMFGQSVTYHYFTDTVGATLLATAMVCVVALVARDVAGSASETSLSADPASPTVDSETNQT; from the coding sequence ATGATGCGGTGGTGGCCGCCGATCGGGCTGGCCGCCATGATGCTGCTCGGCGGGGTGGTCGGCGACGGCTCGACCGCGGTCGATGACTGGTTTCAGCGCCTCGGTGCGCGCATGGGCCAGTATCGCGGTGATTTCCTGGTGTTCAGCTATCCGCCGCTGGTGGCGCTGGTGCTGCTCGGCGTGCTGGTGGCAGTGGCACGGCGCAGACAGTGGTGGCTAATGGTGGCCGTTGCGGCGAGCCCGCCTCTGGCGATCGTCGTGGTTCAGGTGTGCAAGAGGATGTTCGGCCGCGAGAAGGGCGGCTCCCTGGCGTATCCGAGTGGGCACACCACGTTCCTGGTGGTGGTTATGGGCTTGCTCGTGGTGGCTGCGGGCGCCGCGGCATGGTCGCTGATCGCCGCGGTCAGCGTGAGCCTGCTCGGCATGTTCGGCCAGTCGGTCACCTATCACTACTTCACCGACACGGTCGGCGCGACGTTGTTGGCGACGGCGATGGTGTGCGTGGTGGCGCTCGTGGCGCGCGACGTCGCCGGCTCGGCGTCGGAAACTTCGCTGAGTGCGGATCCTGCGTCGCCGACCGTGGATTCTGAGACAAATCAGACCTGA